Below is a genomic region from Eubacterium sp. 1001713B170207_170306_E7.
ATAGTCCGCAGCCCACGCAGGCCTTTGGCCTGACCAGCTCCGCGTACACCCGGATATCCCCTTTAAAGGCTGGCATCGAGATTGCCAGACATCCAAAACGGCAGCCGTCCACACACATGGAGCAGGCGCTGCACGCGGCCGGGTCCACCATTGGTTTCTTCCATTGATTCTTTGGCACTTTGTCCGCTGTCTCTCCACGATTGTCCAAAATCGCGGCCTGTGGACAGGATTTTCCACAAACGCCGCAGTCAATACAGCGCCTATCATTCACTACATGCTGCTTTTTCTTTTCGCCGGTGA
It encodes:
- a CDS encoding 4Fe-4S binding protein — translated: MAYTITEKCIGCTLCARNCPVMAITGEKKKQHVVNDRRCIDCGVCGKSCPQAAILDNRGETADKVPKNQWKKPMVDPAACSACSMCVDGCRFGCLAISMPAFKGDIRVYAELVRPKACVGCGLCESLCPLSAIHMEVIQ